A stretch of the Vibrio aquimaris genome encodes the following:
- a CDS encoding chemotaxis protein CheW: protein MTMPQEFLSFILGEDEYGVPILDVREVRGWGAVREVPNSPTYMLGVLEIRGEYVPIVDLRARFGLPPAEISATTVVIVLNDAQMHPLGIIVDGVSEVYPLTDEQIKPAPHVSRSVDHSYIRGLASVENGHLILIKLEALFDVAELAELEHRDKSLA, encoded by the coding sequence ATGACGATGCCACAGGAATTTCTCAGCTTTATTTTGGGCGAAGATGAATATGGTGTCCCTATCCTTGATGTACGAGAAGTGAGAGGATGGGGAGCGGTCAGAGAGGTGCCTAATTCCCCCACTTATATGCTAGGAGTGTTGGAAATCCGAGGAGAATATGTCCCCATTGTTGATTTGCGGGCACGGTTTGGCTTACCACCAGCTGAAATTAGTGCAACAACAGTTGTGATCGTTCTCAATGATGCTCAGATGCATCCTTTAGGCATTATTGTTGATGGAGTCTCAGAAGTTTACCCATTAACAGATGAACAAATAAAACCAGCACCACATGTATCACGTTCGGTTGACCATAGCTATATCCGAGGTCTTGCTTCGGTAGAGAATGGTCATCTGATATTAATAAAACTAGAGGCTCTGTTCGATGTGGCAGAGTTGGCCGAACTCGAGCACAGAGATAAGAGTTTGGCTTAA